One genomic window of Streptomonospora nanhaiensis includes the following:
- a CDS encoding SMI1/KNR4 family protein yields MSENGSDLPRPRPSTPEEWRAYLLDYGDTYIRTANEYQLPNITEEQHRTRWMGREPATEEAVAAAEDRLGVRLPPSLRAFLKASDGWLGVGGWVSEVYPCAELDWMRDTESGGYIVDMYREEGDADDYVAFFERALEVASGEDFWLLDPARVNADGEWGAVLFTPKYGDLEEFPDFISLVHDSHRIML; encoded by the coding sequence ATGAGCGAAAACGGCTCCGACCTCCCCCGCCCGCGGCCCTCCACACCGGAGGAGTGGCGCGCCTACCTGCTGGACTACGGCGACACCTACATCCGCACCGCCAACGAGTACCAGCTGCCGAACATCACCGAAGAGCAGCATCGGACCCGCTGGATGGGCCGCGAGCCCGCCACCGAGGAGGCCGTCGCGGCCGCCGAGGACCGGCTGGGCGTGCGGCTGCCGCCGAGCCTGCGCGCCTTCCTGAAGGCCAGCGACGGCTGGCTGGGGGTCGGCGGCTGGGTCAGCGAGGTCTACCCGTGCGCGGAACTGGACTGGATGCGCGACACCGAGAGCGGCGGGTACATCGTCGACATGTACCGCGAAGAGGGCGACGCCGACGACTACGTCGCCTTCTTCGAGCGCGCGCTGGAGGTCGCCTCCGGCGAGGACTTCTGGCTCCTCGACCCCGCGCGGGTCAACGCCGACGGCGAGTGGGGGGCCGTGCTGTTCACCCCCAAGTACGGCGACCTGGAGGAGTTCCCCGACTTCATCTCCCTGGTCCACGACAGCCACCGCATCATGCTCTGA
- a CDS encoding carbohydrate ABC transporter permease — MAPPVSTEQAAPAAGAAAPAPGRRRRAPLLRAATRRRALPWALLAPALAVIAALLLFPLGRVLWLSVQDYGLDNVVSGRPDYIGLDNYAQVLGDRYLWTVALPNTVVFAAVAVAGTVVLGTLVALLLATLRPPARTAVLGCVLVAWAMPAVSGTYVWVWIFDVDGGLVRQGLEAVGAVGPEGYNWFTDRLAFYAIATLNVVHHGFPFVAVTVLAGLLTVPRELHEAALLDGAGAWQRFWNVTVPTIRPVFAVVTILSTIWDFKVFAQVYLMPGGSGGNRDVLNLGVWSYMQSFSQQSYGLGSAIAVLLTLMLLAVTVVYLRALFRDEELR, encoded by the coding sequence GTGGCCCCGCCCGTCTCCACCGAGCAGGCCGCCCCGGCGGCCGGTGCCGCGGCCCCGGCCCCCGGGCGGCGCCGGCGCGCGCCCCTGCTGCGCGCCGCCACGCGCCGCCGCGCCCTGCCCTGGGCGCTGCTGGCCCCGGCGCTCGCCGTCATCGCGGCGCTGCTGCTGTTCCCGCTGGGGCGGGTGCTGTGGCTGTCGGTCCAGGACTACGGCCTGGACAACGTCGTCTCGGGCCGGCCCGACTACATCGGGCTGGACAACTACGCCCAGGTGCTGGGCGACCGCTACCTGTGGACCGTCGCGCTGCCCAACACGGTGGTGTTCGCGGCGGTGGCGGTGGCCGGCACGGTGGTGCTGGGCACGCTGGTGGCGCTGCTGCTGGCCACGCTGCGCCCGCCGGCGCGCACCGCCGTGCTCGGCTGCGTGCTGGTGGCCTGGGCGATGCCCGCCGTCTCGGGCACCTACGTGTGGGTGTGGATCTTCGACGTCGACGGCGGGCTGGTCCGCCAGGGCCTGGAGGCCGTCGGCGCCGTCGGGCCCGAGGGCTACAACTGGTTCACCGACCGGCTGGCCTTCTACGCCATCGCCACGCTCAACGTGGTCCACCACGGGTTCCCGTTCGTGGCCGTCACCGTGCTGGCCGGGCTGCTGACCGTGCCGCGCGAGCTGCACGAGGCCGCGCTGCTGGACGGCGCCGGCGCCTGGCAGCGGTTCTGGAACGTCACCGTGCCCACCATCCGGCCCGTCTTCGCGGTGGTCACCATCCTCTCCACCATCTGGGACTTCAAGGTGTTCGCGCAGGTCTACCTGATGCCGGGCGGCTCGGGCGGCAACCGCGACGTGCTCAACCTCGGGGTGTGGTCCTACATGCAGTCCTTCAGCCAGCAGTCCTACGGGCTGGGATCGGCGATCGCGGTGCTGCTGACGCTCATGCTGCTCGCCGTCACCGTCGTCTACCTGCGCGCCCTCTTCCGCGACGAGGAGCTGCGGTGA
- a CDS encoding YybH family protein → MPPVYEPGASPARPHAAATVARLHREWIHRWDRREGDPEFDFTTVFADFYDFEADDVILFDDADPERRVFRDAAAFGRAFAPMFAALRRAEHAVEEGPEVLVSDRLAASRMVFVARLTAADGAVSALRALNSQVWRRGDDGRWRIVRDQTAVHPVDLHEAAALAAQAGG, encoded by the coding sequence ATGCCCCCCGTTTACGAGCCCGGCGCGTCCCCCGCCCGGCCTCACGCGGCCGCGACGGTCGCGCGCCTGCACCGCGAGTGGATCCACCGGTGGGACCGCCGCGAGGGCGACCCCGAGTTCGACTTCACCACGGTGTTCGCCGACTTCTACGACTTCGAGGCCGACGACGTCATCCTGTTCGACGACGCGGACCCCGAGCGCCGCGTCTTCCGCGACGCCGCCGCGTTCGGGCGCGCGTTCGCCCCAATGTTCGCCGCGCTGCGCCGCGCCGAGCACGCCGTGGAGGAGGGGCCCGAGGTCCTGGTGTCCGACCGCCTGGCCGCCAGCCGGATGGTGTTCGTCGCGCGGCTCACGGCCGCCGACGGGGCGGTGAGCGCCCTGCGGGCGCTGAACTCCCAGGTGTGGCGGCGGGGCGACGACGGCCGCTGGCGCATCGTCCGGGACCAGACAGCCGTCCACCCCGTCGACCTCCACGAGGCCGCCGCGCTCGCGGCCCAGGCGGGCGGCTGA
- a CDS encoding long-chain-fatty-acid--CoA ligase, which yields MLNLAALLEDGARTTPDRDCLVFGDLRLNYALVDMIANQVANLLVARGIAPGDRVALASPNTPYFPFVYFGALKAGAVVVPLNVLLTSREIAYHLRDSGAKALFAFAGTPELPLGERAFAAFRETETCELYIDLPATPGATESTIEGAETLWAALDGRPGTFSTVRTEADDTAVIIYTSGTTGSPKGAQLSHMNLLFNAVASDALFERTEHDVYLTVLPLFHIFGQTTMLNCGLYRHATLVLQPRFDGDEALSLMEKEGVTVFAGVPTMYWGLLGATGEHDIAGIAKRLNVAVSGGSALPAELARQVKERFGVEILEGYGLSETSPVVSFNNPRVKAKPGSIGLPIWGVEMKLVDSEFNDVEGEGPGEIAVRGHCVMKGYHNRPDADELVFRDGWFRTGDIARRDEDGFFFIVDRSKDMIIRGGYNVYPRELEEVLMTHPDVSLAAVVGVRHETHGEEIKAYVIREEGSELTERQLVEWAKERLAGYKYPRLVEFRDELPMTATGKILKRELR from the coding sequence ATGCTCAACCTCGCCGCACTGCTCGAAGACGGCGCCCGGACCACTCCGGACCGCGACTGCCTGGTGTTCGGTGACCTGCGGCTCAACTACGCGCTGGTCGACATGATCGCCAACCAGGTCGCCAACCTGCTGGTGGCCCGGGGCATCGCCCCCGGCGACCGGGTCGCGCTCGCCTCCCCCAACACGCCCTACTTCCCGTTCGTCTACTTCGGCGCGTTGAAGGCGGGCGCGGTCGTGGTACCGCTCAACGTGCTGTTGACCAGCCGGGAGATCGCCTACCACCTGCGGGACTCCGGCGCCAAGGCGCTGTTCGCCTTCGCCGGCACCCCCGAACTTCCGCTGGGCGAGCGCGCCTTCGCCGCCTTCCGCGAGACCGAGACCTGCGAGCTCTACATCGACCTCCCGGCCACCCCCGGCGCCACCGAGTCGACCATCGAGGGCGCCGAGACCCTGTGGGCGGCGCTCGACGGCCGGCCCGGCACGTTCTCCACGGTGCGCACCGAGGCCGACGACACCGCGGTGATCATCTACACCAGCGGCACCACCGGCAGCCCCAAGGGCGCCCAACTGTCCCACATGAACCTGCTGTTCAACGCCGTGGCCTCCGACGCCCTGTTCGAGCGCACCGAGCACGACGTCTACCTCACCGTGCTCCCGCTGTTCCACATCTTCGGCCAGACCACGATGCTCAACTGCGGCCTGTACCGGCACGCCACGCTGGTGCTGCAGCCCCGCTTCGACGGCGACGAGGCCCTGTCGCTGATGGAGAAGGAGGGCGTCACCGTCTTCGCCGGCGTGCCCACCATGTACTGGGGCCTGCTGGGCGCCACGGGCGAGCACGACATCGCGGGCATCGCCAAGCGGCTCAACGTCGCGGTCTCGGGCGGCAGCGCGCTGCCCGCCGAACTCGCCCGGCAGGTCAAGGAGCGCTTCGGCGTGGAGATCCTGGAGGGCTACGGCCTGTCGGAGACCTCGCCGGTGGTGTCGTTCAACAACCCCCGGGTCAAGGCCAAGCCGGGCTCGATCGGCCTGCCCATCTGGGGTGTGGAGATGAAGCTCGTCGACAGCGAGTTCAACGACGTCGAGGGCGAGGGCCCCGGCGAGATCGCGGTGCGCGGGCACTGCGTGATGAAGGGCTACCACAACCGCCCCGACGCCGACGAACTGGTGTTCCGCGACGGCTGGTTCCGCACCGGCGACATCGCCCGCCGCGACGAGGACGGGTTCTTCTTCATCGTCGACCGCTCCAAGGACATGATCATCCGGGGCGGCTACAACGTCTACCCGCGCGAGCTGGAGGAGGTGCTGATGACCCACCCCGACGTCAGCCTCGCGGCGGTGGTGGGTGTCCGCCACGAGACCCACGGCGAGGAGATCAAGGCCTACGTCATCCGCGAGGAGGGCTCCGAACTCACCGAGCGGCAACTGGTGGAGTGGGCCAAGGAGCGGCTGGCCGGCTACAAGTACCCGCGCCTGGTGGAGTTCCGCGACGAACTGCCGATGACCGCCACCGGCAAGATCCTCAAGCGCGAACTGCGCTAG
- a CDS encoding alpha/beta fold hydrolase has translation MPLVPPPPARAARALAALAALPLLLLGTACSPETDPNPIASAPGVRPAERDITFTSGPDTLHGTFALPPDGGEGLPAALIVSGSGPTDRDGDNPARPDAGTNENIARVLAEAGVASLRYDKLGSGATGMASRDPEAPVDYGVFADEVAAAYAFMADQPEVDPARLVVIGHSEGALFALRAHELAGGTPPAALVLAAPPGRRYLDVLDRQVTEQVRQAEAAGALGYTEAEETLSDTRYAIAGIRDGEVPDLASGSPLGGVLEPRTAPFLRTVDAMDPVDLARDVPDDIPVLVLWGTADSQIQRSDVDRLMTGLPGAERVDVEGADHVLRVYDDAPGAPVLDSQRRFSPDVAPALVGFLEDSVGL, from the coding sequence ATGCCCCTCGTGCCTCCGCCGCCCGCCCGCGCCGCACGCGCCCTCGCCGCGCTCGCGGCCCTCCCGCTGCTGCTGCTCGGCACCGCGTGCTCGCCCGAGACCGATCCCAACCCGATCGCCTCGGCGCCCGGCGTGCGCCCGGCCGAACGCGACATCACCTTCACCAGCGGCCCCGACACCCTGCACGGCACGTTCGCGCTGCCGCCCGACGGCGGCGAGGGGCTTCCGGCAGCGCTCATCGTCTCCGGCAGCGGCCCCACCGACCGCGACGGCGACAACCCCGCGCGTCCCGACGCCGGCACCAACGAGAACATCGCACGCGTCCTGGCCGAGGCGGGCGTCGCGTCGCTGCGCTACGACAAGCTCGGCAGCGGCGCCACGGGCATGGCCTCGCGCGATCCCGAGGCCCCGGTCGACTACGGCGTCTTCGCCGACGAGGTGGCCGCCGCCTACGCCTTCATGGCCGACCAGCCCGAGGTCGACCCCGCGCGGCTCGTGGTGATCGGCCACAGCGAGGGCGCGCTGTTCGCGCTGCGCGCCCACGAACTGGCGGGCGGCACCCCGCCCGCGGCCCTGGTGCTGGCGGCCCCTCCGGGGCGGCGCTACCTCGACGTCCTCGACCGGCAGGTCACCGAGCAGGTCCGCCAGGCCGAGGCGGCGGGCGCCCTCGGCTACACCGAGGCCGAGGAGACGCTCTCCGACACCCGCTACGCCATCGCCGGCATCCGCGACGGCGAGGTGCCCGACCTCGCCTCGGGCTCGCCGCTGGGCGGCGTCCTGGAGCCGCGCACGGCCCCGTTCCTGCGCACCGTCGACGCCATGGACCCGGTCGACCTCGCCCGCGACGTACCCGACGACATCCCCGTGCTGGTGCTGTGGGGCACCGCCGACTCCCAGATCCAGCGCTCCGACGTCGACCGGCTGATGACCGGCCTGCCCGGGGCCGAGCGGGTCGACGTCGAGGGCGCCGACCACGTGCTGCGCGTGTACGACGACGCGCCCGGCGCGCCCGTTCTGGACTCCCAGCGCCGCTTCTCCCCCGACGTCGCGCCCGCCCTGGTCGGCTTCCTGGAGGACTCGGTGGGCCTGTAG
- a CDS encoding carbohydrate ABC transporter permease, whose amino-acid sequence MVVSAVSERPRTGTDSLLPTSFTLENFRHVLQEAGFLGYLGNSLAVAGLTVAGSSLLALLAAVAVARFRFRLRTTVLVMVLTVQMVPLEALVIPLFLQVRDLRMLNSLLGLSVVYIALALPFAIWMLRGFVAAVPAEVEEAAYIDGASWGRMFWSVLFPLVAPGLVATGIFSFITAWNEFILALTFMNEADRYTVAVGLRQFFGQYTTDWGAVMAASTVITLPVMVFFLIVQRGLVAGLVQGAVKG is encoded by the coding sequence ATGGTGGTCAGCGCGGTCTCGGAGCGGCCCCGCACCGGAACCGACTCCCTGCTGCCGACCTCCTTCACCCTGGAGAACTTCCGGCACGTGCTCCAGGAGGCCGGGTTCCTGGGCTACCTGGGCAACTCGCTGGCCGTGGCCGGGCTGACCGTGGCCGGAAGCAGCCTGCTGGCGCTGCTGGCGGCGGTGGCCGTGGCCCGGTTCCGGTTCCGGCTGCGCACCACGGTGCTGGTGATGGTGCTCACCGTGCAGATGGTGCCGCTGGAGGCGCTGGTCATCCCCCTGTTCCTCCAGGTGCGCGACCTGCGGATGCTCAACTCCCTGCTGGGGCTGAGCGTCGTCTACATCGCGCTGGCGCTGCCGTTCGCCATCTGGATGCTGCGCGGGTTCGTCGCGGCCGTGCCGGCCGAGGTCGAGGAGGCCGCCTACATCGACGGCGCCTCGTGGGGGCGGATGTTCTGGTCGGTGCTGTTCCCGCTGGTGGCGCCCGGCCTGGTGGCCACCGGAATCTTCTCCTTCATCACCGCCTGGAACGAGTTCATCCTGGCGCTGACGTTCATGAACGAGGCCGACCGCTACACCGTGGCCGTGGGCCTGCGGCAGTTCTTCGGCCAGTACACCACCGACTGGGGGGCGGTCATGGCCGCCTCCACCGTCATCACCCTGCCCGTCATGGTGTTCTTCCTGATCGTGCAGCGCGGGCTGGTGGCCGGACTGGTGCAGGGGGCGGTGAAGGGATGA
- a CDS encoding glycoside hydrolase family 3 N-terminal domain-containing protein: MSGPAADPAVRRMAHTVLMPGFTGTGVPAWLERAIGEGLAAVCYFAPNLAADPAGLSARLRALRPDLLTASDEEGGRVTRLHAASGSPHPGHGDLGAEGDPRRTAAVAEAMGRDLRAAGIAAALAPVADLRLDTANPVVGGRSFGADPDQVAAHTAAFVRGLHAAGVLGAVKHFPGHGATRVDSHVALPVVDVALPVLRRRELAPFASAVAAGADMVMAGHIVVPELDAAPASVSPAAYRLLRAELGFTGAAVTDALDMRGLAAHTGVAEPAAAVARGAVAALAAGADLLCLGNPGNTAEAGRPPEPGFDGRVFGAARDAVLAAVDSGAVPVARLAEAAERVARLLAGPASAP, encoded by the coding sequence ATGAGCGGGCCTGCCGCCGACCCGGCCGTGCGGCGCATGGCCCACACCGTCCTCATGCCCGGGTTCACCGGCACCGGGGTCCCGGCGTGGCTGGAGCGCGCGATCGGCGAGGGGCTGGCGGCCGTGTGCTACTTCGCGCCCAACCTCGCGGCCGACCCCGCCGGGCTGTCGGCGCGGCTGCGCGCGCTGCGCCCCGACCTGCTCACCGCCTCCGACGAGGAGGGCGGCCGGGTCACCCGGCTGCACGCGGCGAGCGGGTCGCCGCACCCCGGCCACGGCGACCTCGGCGCCGAGGGCGACCCCCGGCGCACCGCCGCCGTCGCCGAGGCGATGGGCCGCGACCTGCGCGCCGCCGGAATCGCCGCCGCGCTGGCGCCGGTGGCCGACCTGCGCCTGGACACCGCCAACCCCGTGGTGGGCGGCCGGTCCTTCGGCGCCGACCCCGACCAGGTCGCCGCGCACACCGCCGCGTTCGTGCGCGGCCTGCACGCCGCCGGGGTGCTCGGCGCGGTCAAGCACTTCCCCGGCCACGGCGCCACCCGGGTCGACTCCCACGTGGCGCTGCCCGTTGTCGACGTCGCGCTGCCCGTGCTGCGCCGCCGCGAACTCGCACCCTTCGCCTCGGCCGTGGCGGCCGGGGCCGACATGGTGATGGCCGGGCACATCGTGGTGCCCGAACTGGACGCCGCGCCGGCCAGCGTCTCGCCGGCCGCCTACCGGCTGCTGCGCGCCGAGCTGGGGTTCACCGGAGCGGCGGTCACCGACGCGCTGGACATGCGCGGGCTGGCCGCCCACACCGGTGTCGCCGAGCCGGCCGCGGCCGTGGCGCGCGGCGCCGTGGCGGCGCTCGCCGCGGGCGCCGACCTGCTGTGCCTGGGCAACCCCGGCAACACCGCCGAGGCGGGGCGGCCGCCCGAGCCGGGCTTCGACGGGCGGGTGTTCGGCGCGGCGCGCGACGCCGTGCTGGCCGCGGTGGACTCCGGCGCGGTCCCCGTGGCGCGGCTGGCCGAGGCGGCCGAGCGGGTGGCGCGCCTGCTGGCGGGGCCCGCGTCGGCGCCTTGA
- the leuS gene encoding leucine--tRNA ligase — translation MTAVDGDQTAGDTYDARAVQEKWQARWAEQNPFAASEDPADDRPRRYVVDMFAYPSGDLHMGHAEAFAIGDVIARYAFQRGENVLHPIGWDSFGLPAENAAIKHNTHPAEWTYANIETQAESFRRYGIAVDWSRRLHTSDPEYYKWNQWLFLRFFERGLAYRKDGLVNWCPKDQTVLANEQVVQGRCERCGTEVVRRSLNQWYYRITAYADRLLDDMDQLENGNWPDDVLTMQRNWIGRSHGADVRFAIEGREEPVSVFTTRPDTLYGATFFVVAADAPLADELCADDHRAEFEAYREQVAKLSDIERQSTERPKTGVFLGRYAINPVNGERIPVWAADYVLADYGHGAIMAVPAHDQRDLDFALKFGLKVREVVDTGEPSPAESGVATAGEGRLMNSGPLDGLSKSEAIPRIIEILGERGTGSAAVNYRLRDWLLSRQRFWGTPIPIVHCPDCGEVPVPDDQLPVKLPDNLKGADLAPKGVSPLAAAADWVNTECPKCGGAAKRDTDTMDTFVDSSWYFLRYCSPGDDSAPFDIDKVAKWGPVDQYIGGKEHATLHLMYARFFVKVLYDMGMVGFTEPFRRLLNQGQVINQGKAMSKSLGNGVDLGEEIDKYGVDAVRLTMIFAGPPEDDIDWADVSPAASLKFLNRAYRVMAEAGAASAPGADPASGDLALRKATHQALDKITAAVDAQRFNVAVARIMELVTAARKAIDSGPGAADPAVREAAEVVAITLALFAPYVAEEGWERLGHTGSVSVGNWRRPDPALLTQESVTCVVQVASKVRDKLEVAPDVSAEELERLALASEKVQAFIDGREVRRIVVRAPKLVNIVVG, via the coding sequence ATGACAGCGGTAGACGGCGACCAGACCGCGGGCGACACCTACGACGCCCGCGCGGTCCAGGAGAAGTGGCAGGCCCGCTGGGCCGAGCAGAACCCCTTCGCGGCCAGTGAGGACCCGGCCGACGACCGTCCGCGCCGCTATGTGGTCGACATGTTCGCCTATCCCTCCGGCGACCTCCACATGGGCCACGCCGAGGCGTTCGCCATCGGTGACGTCATCGCGCGCTACGCGTTCCAGCGCGGCGAGAACGTGCTCCACCCCATCGGCTGGGACTCCTTCGGGCTGCCCGCCGAGAACGCCGCCATCAAGCACAACACCCACCCCGCCGAGTGGACCTACGCCAACATCGAGACCCAGGCGGAGTCCTTCCGGCGCTACGGCATCGCCGTCGACTGGTCGCGGCGGCTGCACACCAGCGACCCCGAGTACTACAAGTGGAACCAGTGGCTGTTCCTGCGGTTCTTCGAGCGCGGGCTGGCCTACCGCAAGGACGGCCTGGTCAACTGGTGCCCCAAGGACCAGACCGTGCTCGCCAACGAGCAGGTCGTGCAGGGCCGCTGCGAGCGCTGCGGCACCGAGGTCGTGCGCCGCAGCCTCAACCAGTGGTACTACCGCATCACCGCCTACGCCGACCGGCTGCTCGACGACATGGACCAGTTGGAGAACGGCAACTGGCCCGACGACGTCCTGACCATGCAGCGCAACTGGATCGGCCGCTCCCACGGTGCCGACGTCCGGTTCGCCATCGAGGGGCGTGAGGAGCCGGTGTCGGTCTTCACCACCCGGCCCGACACCCTCTACGGCGCCACCTTCTTCGTCGTGGCCGCCGACGCCCCGCTGGCCGACGAGCTGTGCGCCGACGACCACCGCGCCGAGTTCGAGGCCTACCGCGAGCAGGTCGCCAAGCTCTCCGACATCGAGCGGCAGTCCACCGAACGCCCCAAGACCGGCGTCTTCCTGGGCCGCTACGCGATCAACCCGGTCAACGGCGAGCGCATCCCGGTGTGGGCCGCCGACTACGTGCTGGCCGACTACGGCCACGGCGCGATCATGGCGGTCCCCGCCCACGACCAGCGCGACCTCGACTTCGCGCTGAAGTTCGGCCTCAAGGTCCGCGAGGTCGTCGACACCGGCGAGCCCAGTCCCGCCGAGTCCGGCGTGGCCACCGCGGGCGAGGGCCGCCTGATGAACTCCGGCCCGCTGGACGGCCTGTCCAAGAGCGAGGCCATCCCGCGGATCATCGAGATCCTGGGCGAGCGCGGCACCGGCTCGGCGGCGGTCAACTACCGCCTGCGCGACTGGCTGCTGTCGCGGCAGCGCTTCTGGGGCACGCCGATCCCGATCGTCCACTGCCCCGACTGCGGCGAGGTCCCGGTCCCCGACGACCAGCTGCCGGTGAAGCTGCCCGACAACCTCAAGGGCGCCGACCTCGCGCCCAAGGGCGTCTCGCCGCTGGCCGCCGCCGCCGACTGGGTCAACACCGAGTGCCCCAAGTGCGGCGGCGCCGCCAAGCGCGACACCGACACCATGGACACCTTCGTGGACTCGTCCTGGTACTTCCTGCGCTACTGCTCGCCGGGCGACGACTCCGCGCCCTTCGACATCGACAAGGTCGCCAAGTGGGGCCCGGTGGACCAGTACATCGGGGGCAAGGAGCACGCGACGCTGCACCTGATGTACGCGCGCTTCTTCGTCAAGGTCCTCTACGACATGGGCATGGTCGGGTTCACCGAGCCGTTCCGGCGGCTGCTGAACCAGGGCCAGGTCATCAACCAGGGCAAGGCGATGTCCAAGTCCCTGGGCAACGGCGTCGACCTCGGCGAGGAGATCGACAAGTACGGCGTCGACGCCGTCCGCCTGACGATGATCTTCGCGGGGCCGCCCGAGGACGACATCGACTGGGCCGACGTCTCGCCGGCCGCGTCGCTGAAGTTCCTGAACCGGGCCTACCGGGTCATGGCCGAGGCCGGTGCGGCGTCGGCGCCCGGGGCCGATCCCGCCTCCGGGGACCTCGCGCTGCGCAAGGCCACGCACCAGGCCCTGGACAAGATCACCGCCGCCGTCGACGCGCAGCGGTTCAACGTCGCGGTCGCGCGCATCATGGAGCTGGTCACGGCCGCGCGCAAGGCCATCGACTCCGGGCCCGGCGCCGCCGACCCCGCCGTGCGCGAGGCCGCCGAGGTGGTCGCGATCACGCTGGCCCTGTTCGCGCCCTACGTCGCCGAGGAGGGCTGGGAGCGCCTGGGGCACACCGGCTCGGTCTCGGTGGGCAACTGGCGCCGGCCCGACCCCGCGCTGCTGACCCAGGAGTCGGTGACGTGTGTCGTGCAGGTCGCCAGCAAGGTCCGTGACAAACTGGAGGTCGCTCCGGACGTCAGCGCCGAGGAACTCGAACGCCTCGCGCTGGCCTCCGAGAAGGTCCAGGCGTTCATCGACGGCAGGGAGGTCCGCAGGATCGTGGTGCGGGCGCCCAAGCTGGTCAACATCGTGGTGGGCTGA
- a CDS encoding aldo/keto reductase — translation MRSVPLDDYRLLDRSGLRVSPLSLGTMTFGDDWGWGAAPDEARRIFDGYVDRGGNHRLNMVRSLETSLRQLGTDHVELFYLHGWDHTTPHEEVMRGLDDLVRSGEISYVGIANTPAWRIAAMQVLADLRGWSPLVALQSEYSLVQRTAEHELIPMASGMGLGVLPWSALGGGLLTGRYGRADLADRTGQDTAAGTRKGVIEGVGNLTERNIAIAEVVTEVAAEAGVSAAQVALAWTLRNPAVVSPVLGARTVHQLEDNLGALDVALTEEQVGRLDAVSDPGRIFPAAFMDLPMARGLVFGDVRVADRRV, via the coding sequence ATGCGCAGCGTGCCGTTGGACGACTACCGCCTCCTGGACCGTTCGGGGCTGCGGGTCTCCCCGCTCTCCCTGGGCACGATGACCTTCGGCGACGACTGGGGCTGGGGCGCCGCCCCCGACGAGGCCCGGCGGATCTTCGACGGCTATGTCGACCGCGGCGGCAACCACCGGCTCAACATGGTGCGGTCGCTGGAGACCAGCCTGCGGCAGTTGGGGACCGACCACGTCGAGCTGTTCTACCTCCACGGCTGGGACCACACCACCCCGCACGAGGAGGTGATGCGCGGCCTGGACGACCTCGTGCGCAGCGGCGAGATCAGCTACGTCGGCATCGCCAACACCCCGGCGTGGCGCATCGCGGCGATGCAGGTGCTGGCGGACCTGCGGGGCTGGTCGCCGCTCGTCGCCCTGCAGAGCGAGTACAGCCTGGTCCAGCGCACCGCGGAGCACGAGCTGATCCCGATGGCCTCCGGCATGGGGCTGGGCGTGCTGCCGTGGTCCGCGCTCGGCGGAGGGCTGCTCACGGGCAGGTATGGCCGGGCCGACCTGGCCGACCGGACCGGCCAGGACACGGCGGCCGGCACCCGGAAGGGGGTCATCGAGGGCGTCGGCAACCTGACCGAGCGCAACATCGCCATCGCCGAGGTCGTCACCGAGGTCGCCGCGGAGGCGGGTGTCAGCGCGGCGCAGGTGGCGCTGGCGTGGACCCTGCGCAACCCGGCCGTGGTCTCACCGGTTCTGGGGGCGCGCACGGTGCACCAACTGGAGGACAACCTGGGCGCCCTCGACGTGGCGCTGACCGAGGAGCAGGTCGGGCGGCTGGACGCCGTCAGCGACCCGGGCCGGATCTTCCCCGCCGCGTTCATGGACCTGCCCATGGCCCGCGGCCTGGTGTTCGGCGACGTGCGGGTCGCCGACCGGCGGGTGTGA
- a CDS encoding DUF6406 domain-containing protein has product MTEFVAARRVRRTLLAAALGAAVLLGAAACAQGGEPEPEASSPAPVLGVDDDRVQLLEGTPASVEGGSGDPVELQLTGYEDGEEPAVVISARPEGGEAEEFTLRLGEHLDAAGSSWRVSEIGISGSANQPASVTLTREAA; this is encoded by the coding sequence ATGACCGAGTTCGTTGCCGCCCGCCGCGTCCGCCGCACCCTCCTCGCCGCCGCCCTGGGCGCCGCCGTGCTGCTGGGGGCCGCCGCGTGCGCCCAGGGCGGCGAGCCCGAGCCCGAGGCCAGTAGCCCGGCGCCGGTGCTGGGCGTGGACGACGACCGCGTGCAGCTGCTGGAGGGCACGCCGGCCTCGGTCGAGGGGGGTTCGGGCGACCCCGTGGAGCTCCAGCTCACCGGGTACGAGGACGGCGAGGAGCCGGCCGTGGTGATCAGTGCCCGCCCCGAGGGCGGCGAGGCCGAGGAGTTCACGCTGCGGCTGGGCGAGCACCTCGACGCCGCCGGGTCGAGCTGGCGGGTGTCGGAGATCGGCATCAGCGGGTCGGCGAACCAGCCGGCCAGCGTCACCCTGACGCGCGAGGCCGCTTAG